The Acidobacteriota bacterium genome includes a region encoding these proteins:
- a CDS encoding 4Fe-4S binding protein, which yields MPKPQLKPAGKPLPIHDTYHRKRKLIQLGCFLIFLALPFLNVMRFDIPRQRFYFAGYELWINEFAIIFFSLLFLLYVIAAASMLYGRIYCGYLCPQMIFSEASLKLEERLAKVVNKRFIKLDKQMRQLLSSALFYSVLLLASVLLAFVFIAYFVEPRDLLQRLLRLDIKTVGGVAGAVTTLIAFLDFAFVRTHFCTTICPYGYLQGMFGDKDTLIVEYRDDRHDCIECKKCVRVCHMGIDIRNSPYQIECIHCGECIDACDDILGRLGKPGLIQYTWGEHGELLKNKQSTWRKRLGLHDAKRFGVMLILLFYASGLFVALSMRHNVMVRIAPVRTTMFRLGADGRVYNQFRLTIANRQNKTAEVTFTLRGLPNAQLTLPQPLKLQPAETVQQEFEIAAAENSLPAGVNYFEIATSVSPNNENETFKMTFITPTKKAH from the coding sequence GCCGTTCTTGAACGTGATGCGCTTCGACATTCCGCGCCAGCGCTTTTACTTCGCCGGGTACGAACTGTGGATCAACGAGTTTGCGATCATCTTCTTTTCGCTGCTCTTTTTGCTGTATGTGATTGCGGCGGCTTCGATGCTGTACGGGCGAATCTATTGCGGTTATCTCTGCCCGCAAATGATTTTCAGCGAGGCTTCACTGAAGCTGGAAGAGCGTTTAGCCAAAGTCGTCAACAAACGCTTTATCAAACTCGACAAACAGATGCGCCAGCTTCTTTCCAGCGCCCTCTTTTATAGCGTGCTCTTGCTGGCCTCGGTCTTGCTGGCTTTTGTCTTCATCGCCTATTTTGTCGAGCCGCGCGATTTGTTGCAGCGGCTGCTGCGGCTCGACATCAAGACAGTAGGCGGCGTTGCGGGCGCTGTCACGACGCTGATTGCCTTTCTGGATTTCGCCTTTGTGCGCACGCACTTTTGCACGACGATTTGCCCGTATGGTTACTTGCAAGGGATGTTTGGCGACAAAGACACGCTGATCGTCGAATACCGTGACGACCGTCACGATTGCATTGAATGCAAGAAATGTGTGCGCGTTTGTCATATGGGCATAGACATCCGCAATTCGCCGTATCAGATCGAGTGCATCCATTGCGGCGAGTGCATTGACGCCTGCGATGACATCCTGGGGCGATTGGGCAAGCCGGGGCTGATTCAATACACCTGGGGCGAGCATGGCGAGTTGCTCAAGAACAAACAGAGCACTTGGCGTAAGCGGCTTGGGCTGCACGATGCCAAACGGTTCGGCGTGATGTTGATTCTGCTGTTTTATGCTTCAGGACTGTTTGTGGCGCTTTCCATGCGGCACAACGTGATGGTGCGGATTGCGCCCGTGCGGACGACCATGTTTCGCCTTGGGGCGGACGGTCGCGTTTACAACCAATTCCGTCTGACCATCGCCAATCGGCAAAACAAAACCGCCGAAGTCACGTTTACGCTGCGGGGCTTGCCGAATGCGCAACTGACGCTGCCGCAACCGTTGAAATTGCAACCGGCGGAAACGGTGCAACAGGAGTTTGAGATCGCGGCTGCGGAAAATAGCCTGCCCGCAGGCGTCAATTACTTCGAGATTGCGACCTCCGTGTCGCCTAACAATGAAAACGAGACGTTCAAGATGACCTTCATCACGCCGACCAAAAAGGCGCACTAA